Genomic segment of Vitis riparia cultivar Riparia Gloire de Montpellier isolate 1030 chromosome 19, EGFV_Vit.rip_1.0, whole genome shotgun sequence:
gatttttCAAACCTTGGCTTCAACTAGCAGCTACTTTGAAGTTGAAATTTTAGTAGAATGAAGGGAATCTCATTTAGCTTTTTGTTATTTTAGCTTTGCAACTGACTACTAGTTTGAAGTTGGAATTTTAGTACAGAAAGAGAATGGAACAAAACTTTCCTTAATATGCTAACACTTGGTAGTGACGCTAATCTTGGACCTAAGATAGAAAGGACACTCTATGGAGATAGTCTCATCAACAAATTATCCTACTTAATGTAACGGTACAcataaacacacacacacacacatatatattcttaaattgtGTCCTAGTAGGAGTAAGTTATAATAGGTTAATTACAATTGTGAAGGGGAATCCTAGTGCAAGTCCTTGTTCTTTGAGTTAATTTAAGTCAATGAATTAGAGGAAGGATTTGTATCTAGTTTTAAACCAATGGTGCGGATAGAGTTTGACTTATATTTCAATCATCAATTTAATACCGTTTCTTAAGGAATTGTGTAAGTTTGACTGATATTTCAGTCATCAATTTAGTATCATTTCTTAAGGAATAGTCTAAGGAGGGTTCATTTAGCATGGATCACATATCATACAAGTTAAGTATACTATAATTGTGGTAGTAGAAAATGCATATATCAATAAAGAGTGACTAGTAGACTAACCTCAAGGTCAGTCACTCTTTAATCATCTAGCTAGTGCTAACTTATCAAAGGCATAAGTGAAACTTTTGGAACTGTAATGGGCAAAAGTTATGTATTATCCTATTGTTCTATCAATACATAAAGCACTAATAAAGGATGCCTAAttctccccctcaagttggaatatGGAGGTTATGAAGACTCAACTTGCGAATTAAGGGAGGAGAAAAAAACAGTAGCTTCCAAAGCCTTGGTAAAGATATCATCCAATTGTTTCTTAGTATAAACATATGTAGTACAAACTAAACTAGCTCGAATTTTTTCATGAATCCTATGACAATACTAGCTTGGTGCATTCATGAAATACTAGATTTGTAGCAATATGGAGAACAACTCTTATCACAAAACATGTTGGAAAGGAGCCATTGAATTTCacaagaagttatagccattacACGATATTTAGCTTCAGTGGAAAAGCAAGAAATTCTATGTTGCTTCTTGGATTTCCAAGATATAGGAGAAGAACCCAACAATATATAATACTTGGTAATGGAACGACGGGTTTCTAGACAAGTCACCCAATCAAAGTCACAAAACACATTAAGTTGAAGTGTACTAGATGGAGAAAAAAGAATGTCGATCTCGACTGAGTGATTGTTCAATGTGTCAAAACAAGCGACGAGCAACATCCAAGATATGGTTGTTTAGGATTAGCCATGAATTGATTAAGAATTTGAACTAAGAAAATAGTGCTTGGACAACTAATAGTGAGATAGATGAGGCATCTAATAAGCCCATGATATAAAAGAAGATgagacaattgtgttttgaaccCAACTgaacccaaaaattaagatttgactCATAAAAGTTATATAATTGATGAGAAGGATATAAAATgtgaagagaccaatataccattcaaaactattttaagtaatttctacCACAAtgtttgataaacttttttatcttaatttttttaataattattttgaaaatttattatttttagaaaactatatttttttaaatatcatttaaaaaataattttgacatatttttagttattttttacatacacaattttaaaaatatacatttttcaagatgtttgatttttaaataataataataataataatttacttttattatttttttaaatggtgtatttttttaaatggtgtatttttttctaaatcactaaattaaattaaattttattgaggtttacaaaaggactaaaatttaaataatgttttcgtactcttttttttcatagttaatAAAGGtcattttggaaagataaaatattcatatcatttttctcaattttcacactttctttgggtcttgggcttaaatggTAAACTTATATGGATTAAAgcttaatttttgggtccaactaggtccaaaacacaattgtccaaAGAAGATTAGGTAAAAGGTCTCCATCAATTGAAGTAAGCGAGAGGTTGGGTTCTGTAGGTGTCTTGGTAGGCCGAGAACCAAGGAAGCTAGTATCCTCTAAAATATCAAGTGCATATATTTGTTGGGAAAAATAAATACCATGTCGGGAGCATGAAACTTCAAgtctaagaaaatatttaagtggaCCAAGATCTTTTAAGGCAAAGCAATCATAGAGATAATTCTTCAAAGTTGAAATGACAGAAAGATAATTGGTACAAACCAATTGTTGGCAATGTCAAATTACTTTATTTCCTAGCCCTGGATGGAATAGATAGTTATTTGTTTTGATCTCTATCTTTCTACCCGTAATAGATATTGTATTTACCCAGACTTTATTCTCTCATTATTAATTGACAAGGTTGAAGCTATtctatctaatttttattttattattatttttatatatatagatagatttcatgaataaaaaaaaataaaaaaattaagcttttgGTTTTTATAATTGGTGCACGCCTCTAACCTTAGGCTTCCCTAGATTTGattaaagcataaaaaaatgGCTATAAAAgccaataaaattaattaatctagAGAAAAAGTAACTCATATTTGTGATTTGGATGTTTCCAGATCAATTCCAATCTACTAAAGTCGTTGAAGAAGTTATAAATCTCGTTTACTTGCTGTTCTTCCACCTAATCTCTCCTTACACGAATCCAAACACGCAAGAGAAGTATAAACTATTCTTCCTCCCTAAGAGTGGTTAGAGTTTCTCTTTGGAAGATAAAAGACAAAAGATTGAAGCCCTGATCCCTAAGAGGGTATTTATAGATCATCCTATGAGTTTAAGTGACTTGTGCCTAGGTATTCACAAAATAACATTCAAGTGTCCTAAAGCTCTAAAGACTTTTGAGTAGGTTGTAATgttatttggattaaaaaaatgctaagCTACATATCAACATTCTATGAATgtaatttttcatgatttaattGGTAAAATAATGGagatatatattgatgatataatAGTTAGGGTTCCATAGGTAGTTTTCAGCCCAAGATAATAtaggcaaaaaaaaagaagcaaccAATCTATTATTTCAGTCGATTGATAACTAAAGTAGGAAAGAATTATTCTCCAATATGAGTATTGTATCTAGCACTACTTTTTTTCCATAAAGCTCAAACATTGTATGTTGCCTACCATAGTCTAGATGGTAGCAAAAATAGATGTAGTAAAATACGATGTTGTCACACCCTATCCCTCAAAGGTTGAATGGGAAATAAATATTAGCCGTCCATCTTAAAAGATTGCATTGATATGCATGAGATGTCAAGCATGCCAACGATTGAGATCTTTACATCATCTCTAGGCCTAAAAGAATTGGGAGAAGCTCAAGCAATGCATATGGAGTTAGAAGAATTGGAAGAGTCTCGATTCAGATCTTTGGATCATCTCTAAGCCTAAAAGAGACAAGTTGCTTGGGCCTGTGACAAGAGGGCAAAGAGAAAAGTTTTTAATGGTAACCCATTCatcttcattttaaattttgtaccgtttttcttttcatttttaagttttatttttttttaaatatttttctaaatttaagtTGACTAATTAAAAGGTGTTTGATATAGATAAAACTATCTCaccaacatttttattttttcaaagacacagATTACGGGCATTTTCTTAATGACTTGCACTAGATTTAAAATTCTCTCTCACAATCTGCTATCGTAGGACTACGTTTGCATTAAATCCTCCTCCTTCGCCTCCTTGTTGATTGAGGATGCTGCCTGTTTATTGGAATGGTTTGGGCGAAGATTCCATTCCCCCAGAATAGAATGTAGCCAATACTCAACCCTGCCACCACCCCACACCCGTATCCCATCCATGCCACTCTCCAATCAAATTCAATTCTCGGATCAGAGTCCAAGAGTCGTTCATGAGTTGATGCCTCTGCTTCCTCATCGACTCTGCATTTCCTGGATAATGGAAATCCGCATAACATTGGGTTCCCCTCGTATGATTTTAGAGGAAATGTGTTGAATTGACCTCCGTTAGGTATGGCTCCTTCGAGGTTGTTTCCTGCCAAGTCCAAGAAGGAATGGAATGTTGGACTTGTTAACTGCACAGGAATCTCCCCTGATAGCTTGTTGTTTGAGAGAGCCAATGACTCAAGCTGGTGAGCATTCTCCAGTGATGATGGTATAGGGTCATCAAGGTTGTTACCAGACAAGTCCAGGATATGCAATGACTTAAACTCTCCTATGGACTCTGGGATTTTCCCTTCCAATTGATGATTGGAGAGATCAATACTTGTGAAAACATCTAGAATCCTTTCTAGTTGAAACTCTCCTCCTTTCATTGTTATCTTCATTGAGCTCTGAAACTCATAATAACCCCTTTTGACTCCAAGGTAATTTGGTCCGGATTTTTCATCTTCCtctttcatcatttctttctaAGTATGGAAGTACTCAGAGGGCAACTGGCTTACGAAGGCATTGGAAGATAGGTCAATCACATGAAACATTGGAAAGGCATTCCTCATCCGGGGATGTTTAATCTGGCCATAGAACCTATTGGAGTGCAGGATGAGAACTTGCAGTTGTTGTAAATTCTCCAACCTGAACGGAAAAATACCATTTATCTGGTTGTTAACCTGGTCTAAAACCttcaatttttgacaaccataCAAAGA
This window contains:
- the LOC117908136 gene encoding receptor-like protein 9DC3, which gives rise to MKGGEFQLERILDVFTSIDLSNHQLEGKIPESIGEFKSLHILDLSGNNLDDPIPSSLENAHQLESLALSNNKLSGEIPVQLTSPTFHSFLDLAGNNLEGAIPNGGQFNTFPLKSYEGNPMLCGFPLSRKCRVDEEAEASTHERLLDSDPRIEFDWRVAWMGYGCGVVAGLSIGYILFWGNGIFAQTIPINRQHPQSTRRRRRRI